AGTTGGCGCAGGCTCTGGATGCCGTTGAACACGCCGTGCGCCGATGCGCCGGTGATGACGATGCCGTCGGCACCGATCTCGAGCGAATAGGCCTCGCCCGCCGCACCGGTCTGCGCAACGTTGACCGTGCCGAGCTGCAGCACGATGCCCTTGCCGGCCGCGGCACGCTGCGCCGCTACGCCGACGTCGGCCAGTGCAGCCTGCAGCAACGCGGCTTCGGCGTTCAGCGCATCCGGATGGACGATGGCGGTCGAGCCGTCGATGACGAACTGGCCGCCCCCGAAGCTGGCCTCGAGCGGCGTCGGGGTGATCTTGCCGACCGCCTCGGGTGCCAGCAGCGTCAGCTTTTCGTTGTCGGCAAAGCGCGTCGCCGGCGTCACCAGCGGCACCTTGTCGTTGGCGTTGCGGTGGCGCTGGCCCTCGGTGACGAACGGCAGGATCACCGGATCGCCGATCGCTTCGGCACGTGCCTGCGGCGTGCCGTCGCCGTAAACGATGTAGAAACCCAGCGGCGCGTCGGTCTCCTGGATCACCCAGAACAGGCCTTCGTAGCGGATCAGACGGCTTTCGCCGGCTGCAAGTGTGCCGAAGCCGGCTGCCGGCACCATGCGCCACAGGTCGCCGTTGACCTGTTCGATCTGCACGCCGCCCTCGATGCCTTCGGGCTTGATCTTGCGGCAGGTGTTGAAATAGATCGCCCAGCCCGATCCGGCCAGCGGCGCGGCGGAGCGGTTGCTCAGCGTCAGTTCGGCGATGAAGTTGTCGCCGTTGTGAGCATTGGTGATGCACTGCCATTGCAGTGCCAGCTGCTTGCCTGCGGGCTGGGTCATCTTTCTCTTCCTCTATCCGGTTCGTAGGACGGTGGTCTTTGCCACCCGACTGCGACAGTGTAGAAGCAAGTGCTTAAGTGGAACAGCGCCCGGATTGCGCTTTTCCTGACACGCAACAACCCGAGAAAAGTGCAGCCGGACGGACGGTTCGGCACAAAGCGGGCGAGCCGGATTTTCGGTACAATTGCGCCTCCGATTTTTACCCATGATTTCCGGACCTTACGACATGGCAGACGTTCTCCAGCTGCGCGGTGGCACCGCGCTCTCCGCCTTCCGGCTCGACAAACTGCGCAACGCGCTGATGGAAAACGGCATCAGCGCGGAGCTGTACGCCGAGTTCTGGCATTTCGCGGAAGTGAACGCGCCACTGGACGACGGGGAACGCGCGACGCTGGAGCGCATCCTGCACTACGGCGAGCCGTGTAATCCGGATCAGGCGGCCGGCTCGCTGCTGCTGGTACTGCCGCGCCTGGGCACGATCTCGCCCTGGTCGAGCAAGGCCTCGGACATCGCCGAGCACTGTGGTCTGGGCAAGGTCGCCCGGATCGAGCGCGGCATCGCCGTCTACGCGAGCAAGAACGGCGCACCGCTGTCGAGTGCCGAGAAGAACCTGCTGCTGCCGCTGATCCATGACCGGATGACCGAACAGGTCTTCGAGACGCTCGACGCCGGCCGCGAGCTGTTCCGCCATTTCGAACCGGCGCCGCTGGCCACCGTCGACGTGCTCGCAGGCGGCAGGCCAGCGCTGGAAAAAGCCAACGTCGAATTCGGTCTGGCCCTGTCGGACGACGAAATCGACTATCTGCTCGAGAACTTCACCAAGCTGAAGCGCAATCCGACCGACGTCGAACTGACGATGTTCGCGCAGGCGAACTCCGAACACTGTCGCCACAAGATCTTCAACGCCAATTACGTGATCGACGGCGAGGCGCAGCCGTACAGCCTGTTCGGCATGATCCGCGAAACGCACAAGGCCGCGCCGGCCGGCACGGTGGTCGCCTATTCGGACAACTCCTCGGTGATCGAGGGCGCGCGGATCGGCCGCTTCTACCCGCAGCCGGGCAGTGCCGAATACGCCTACCACGACGAAACCACCCACATCCTGATGAAGGTGGAAACGCACAACCACCCGACCGCGATTTCGCCCTTCCCCGGCGCCGCGACCGGCTCGGGCGGCGAGATCCGCGACGAAGGCGCCACCGGCCGCGGCTCCAAGCCCAAGGTCGGCCTGACCGGCTTCACGGTGTCGAACCTCAACCTCCCCGGCGCAATCCAGCCGTGGGAAGACCCGGCCTACGGCAAGCCCGACCGCATCGCGTCGGCGCTCGACATCATGATCGAAGGCCCGATCGGCGGCGCCGCGTTCAACAACGAATTCGGCCGTCCGAACATCGCCGGCTACTTCCGCACCTTCGAGGAAGACTTCGGCGGCGAGCGCCGCGGCTACCACAAGCCGATCATGATCGCCGGCGGCATGGGCAACATCAACGCGCTGCACGTCGGCAAGCACGGCCTGCCCGACGGCAGCCTGCTGATCCAGCTTGGCGGCCCGGGCATGCTGATCGGCATGGGCGGCAGCGCCGCCAGCTCGATGGCAACCGGCGCCAACGCCGCCGACCTCGACTTCGATTCGGTGCAGCGCGGCAACCCGGAAATCGAACGCCGTGCGCAGGAAGTCATCGACCGCTGCTGGCAGCAGGGCGAGCACAACCCGGTACTGTCGATCCACGACGTCGGCGCCGGCGGCATCTCGAACGCCTTCCCGGAGCTGGTCAACGACGCCGGCCAGGGCGCGGTGTTCGACCTGCGCAAGGTCAATATCGAAGAACGCGGCATGAGCCCGAAGGAAATCTGGTCGAACGAATCGCAGGAGCGTTACGTGCTGGCGATCTCGCCGGCCAACCTGCTGGCCTTCGAGGCAATCTGCGAGCGCGAGCGCTGCCCTTACGCGGTGATCGGCCGCGTCACCGACGAGAAGCAGCTCGTCGTCGAAGACCCGCACTTCGGCAACAAGCCGGTCGACATGCCGATGGAAGTGCTGCTCGGCAAGCCGCCGAAAATGACCCGCGACGTAACGCGGGTGAAGCCTGAGCTGAAGGTGTTCGACTCGTCGGGCATCGACCTGAAGGAAGCCGCCTACCGCGTGCTGCAGCTGCCCGCCGTGGCCGACAAATCGTTCCTGATCAATATCGGCGACCGCACCGTCGGCGGTTACACCGCGCGCGACCAGTTCGTCGGCCCGTGGCAGGTGCCGGTGGCCGACGTCGCGGTCACCGCGATGGGCTACGACACGTATCTGGGCGAAGCGATGGCGATGGGCGAGCGCACGCCGCTGGCGCTGATCTCGGGGCCGGCATCGGGCCGGATGGCCGTGGCCGAAGCGCTGACCAACCTGGCCGCAGCGCCGATCGCCAAGCTGTCCGACGTCAAGCTCTCGGCCAACTGGATGGCACCGGCCGGCCACCCCGGCGAGGACGCCAACCTGTATGACACCGTGAAGGCCGTCGGCCTCGACCTCTGCCGCGAGCTGGGCATTTCGATCCCGGTCGGCAAGGATTCGATGTCGATGAAGACCGTCTGGTCGGAAGACGGCGAAGCCAGGCAGGTCACCGCGCCGCTGTCGCTGGTCATCACCGGCTTCGCGCCGGTCACCGATGTGCGCCGCGTGCTGACGCCGCAACTGCGCAATGAAGCCGATACCGACCTGATCCTGATCGACCTCGGCGACGGCAAGTGCCGCCTCGGCGGCTCGGCGCTGGCGCAGGTCTACAAACAGGTCGGCCAGTGGGCGCCGGACGTCGTCAATGTGCCGCACCTGAAGTCGTTCTTTGAAACGGTGCAGAAGCTCAACCTTGAGGGCCGCATCCTCGCGTATCACGACCGCTCGGACGGCGGCCTGTTCGCGGCGGTCTCTGAGATGATGTTCGCCGGCCACGTCGGCGTGACGCTGGAAATCGACGAGCTCTGCATCGAGCGCCGCCGCCGCGGCCGCGAGGAAGACGAGCTGACACCGGAAGACATCGCCCGTGCCGAAAACGGCCGGATGATGGGCGTGCTGTTCAACGAAGAGCTCGGCGCCGTGCTGCAGGTCAAGCGCAGCGACACCGCCGCGGTGATCGCCGCGTTCGCCAACGCCGGCATCCGCAGCGAACTGCACGTGATCGGCACGCTGAACCACGACGACAAGCTCAAGATCAAGAAGCGCAACCGTCTGGTGCTGGAAGAAGGCCGCGTTGCGCTGCACAAGGCGTGGTCGGAAACCAGCTGGCGCATCCAGCGCCTGCGCGACAACCCGGCTTGTGCCGACTCGGAATACGCACAGCTCGACGCCAAGGGCGACAAGGGCCTGTTCGCCAAGCTGTCGTTCGACCCGTCCGACGACATCGCCGCGCCGTTCATCAGCACCGGCGCCAAGCCGCGCGTTGCGGTACTGCGCGAACAGGGCGTCAACGGTCACGTCGAAATGGCCGCCGCGTTCACCCGCGCCGGCTTCGCCGCGACCGACGTGCACATGAGTGACGTGATCGCCGGCCGCGTCTCGCTGGCAGACTTCGCCGGCCTCGCCGCCTGCGGCGGCTTCAGCTACGGCGACGTGCTCGGCGCCGGCGAGGGCTGGGCCAAGTCCATCCTGTTCAACGAACGCGCCCGTGCCGAGTTCGAAGCCTTCTTCAACCGCGCCGACACCTTCGGCCTCGGCGTCTGCAACGGCTGCCAGATGATGGCCAACCTCTCGGGCATCGTTCCGGGCGCGCAGGCGTGGCCGAAGTTCACCCGCAACCAGAGCGAGCAGTTCGAAGCGCGCTTCGTCATGGCCGAACTGACCGACTCGCCGTCGCTGTTCTTCGGCGGCATGGCCGGCACGCAGGTTCCGGTGGTCGTCAGTCACGGCGAGGGCTTTGCCAACTTCAGCCAGCAGGGCAACTTGCAGCAGGCAATCGTTGCGATGCGCTACGTCGACCACGGCGGCAAGGTCACCGAAACCTATCCGCTGAACCCGAACGGCAGCCCGCAAGGCATCGCCGGCGTCACCACCGCCGACGGCCGCTTCTCGATCATGATGCCGCACCCGGAACGCGTGTTCCGCACGGTGCAGAACTCGTGGCACCCGGAGAACTGGGGCGAGGACGGCGCATGGCTGCGGATGTTCCGCAATGCGCGGCGCTGGGTCGGCTGATCCTCGGTCGTCGCGACAAAAAACCGGCCTCTGGGCCGGTTTTTTCTTGCCCGTGCTAGGCTGGACGCTCGCCATTCCCGCCCGGAGACATTCATGGTCGATATCGTCCACCAACTGGAACAGACCCGCTTCGTTGCAACCGACGCCGGCAAGGTCATCGCCGAGATGACCTATTCGCCACTCGGCGACGACCGCTTCATCATCGACCATACCGACGTCGACCAAGCCTACGGCGGCCAGGGTATCGGCTACCAGCTCGTCGACGCCGCCGTCGCCCATGCCCGGGCCAACGGCATGAAGATTTTGCCGCTGTGCCCGTTTGCGGCCAGCGTGTTCAAGAAAAAAGGTGATGAGTACGCCGACGTCCGCTTCTGACCGGCGAACTCATCCCTCCGCCGACACCGGCATCCGCATGCTCACCGCTAGCTGGTTGAAGGCGTTCATCAGCGCCACGGCATAGGTCAGCTCGGCGATTTCCTGCTCGCTGAAATTGGCCTTGAGTGCCTCGAACTCCGAAGCGCACCAAGTCAGCGTCACCATCGCCGACGGCCCCTCTCGATCATGATGCCGCCCCTGGAACGCGTGTTCCACACAACGCAGAACTCGTGGCTCACGGAAAACTGAGGCGAGGATGGCGCATGGTCCGAATATTCCGCAATTCGCGAAAGTGAGTCGGCCGATCAGCCTTCCACGAACAAAAAAACCGGCCAGATGGCCGGTTTTTCAAGTCGCAAATAAGTGCCTGCTTTGCATGATGACAAACTGCAACACATCACCAAGATGTGTTTGCCGATCAAATAGGTATAAATTACGCTAAGGTCGGATCAATAAAAATCCAGCAACCCGAGACAATTTACTTACCGACTCAAAAACTTCAAATAAAAATCAACCATGCCTACCCAAAAACGAAGACGGCAAATCACTAGACCAATAACCAGCATTTTTATGGCAATATCATTATCTGCTTGCGCGGGGCAGATGAGAAACGTCCAAAAAATAAGCACTGACAAAAAGTACACCAGCATTTATATTGAGGTAAATACTGCCGAATCACGCAAACTAAAAATAACAAGAAACAAAGCCGGGACCCCCAGCCAGTTAAATGAAGCAATGAATCAAAGCATCTCCGAATTCAATAGAAGGGTAAAAAAAGAAATCCCCGAAAAACTTGGCAACACCTACAAAAAGCACAACATAAAAGTTGTCGACAAAATCAATAATGCCGACTTGATTTTCAAGTTAAAAACCCCAGAAACTCTGGACGTAATTGTTGCATCCCGGACGATAATTTAAGCCCCCGAAGCTGGCAGCTCTATCTGGCTCGCTCGGCTTTGGCTACGCTGATCACCTCGCTTTCCGAGTCCAACCGATGATCGTCCAGTTGCACCGCCGCGCCCGCACCACACCCGCCATCCGCGCCGAAATCCAGGCCGCACCGGCCAGCATCACCGATACCGAGCTGGCCCGGCGCTACAACGTCAGCTCGCCCACCATCGCCAAGTGGCGTCGGCGAGAGTCCGTGCAGGACCGCTCGCATACCGCACACCGCTTGCAAACGACGCTGACGCCGGCCCAGGAAGCCATCGCCGTCGAACTGCGCAAACTGCTCAAGCTGGGACTGGATGATCTGCTGGTGGTCGTGCGCGAATTCCTCACGCCTGCGGTCTCCCGTTCCGGCCTCGATCGCTGCCTACGCCGCTACGGCGTTGGCAGCTTGCGGACGCTCGAACCGGCCGTACCGTCACCGCGCAGCAAACCGTTCAAGGACTATGCGCCGGGCTTCATTCACGTCGACGTCAAATACCTGCCGCAAATGGCCGACGAGACGACACGGCGTTACCTGTTCGTCGCGATCGACCGTGCCACCCGCTGGGTGTTCGTGCAGATCAAACCCAACAAGACGGCTGCGGCTGCCAAAGCCTTCCTGGCGGCGCTGAGCCAAGCCGTACCGTTCAAGCTGCAGACGCTGTTGACCGACAACGGCAGCGAGTTCACCGACCGGCTGTTCAACAAGCAAAAGCAGGCCAGCGGCGAGCACGAGTTTGATCGACTGTGTACCGCCTTGGGCATCGAGCACCGGCTCACCAAGCCACGGCATCCGCAAACCAACGGCATGGTCGAGCGCTTCAACGGCCGGATTGCCGACGTGCTGGCGACGCACCGCTTCGCGTCGGGTGAAGATCTGGCACAAACGCTGATGCGATACGTTTGGTTGTACAACCAGCACCTGCCGCAATTGGCGCTACAGCACCGAACGCCGATTCAGGCAATGAAGGATTGGGCGCGGAACCGGCCTGATCTATTCCATAAACGCGTGATTAATCGTCCGGGACTGGACACGTAATGTGCCATATAACGTGGTGTGCTACACGAACAGATGTGGCCTTCTCCCTCATGGACTCAGGCTCAAAGAAAGACTTATACAAAGGTCAAGTATTGATTTCGAGCGGAATATATCACTACAAAGAATACGCAGATCAAAAAGCAATTATCAATGGACAAGATGAAAAAGACCTCTCCATTGAGGTTGCAGGCAAATTTTTCGAAGAAACTGCATCTTTCTTTTAGAAAAGCACCAAAAAACCAATCTATTGCAATATTTTCTGAAAGATAAGACAATCAAATTTATTGGCTATAGTTACAACAATCTCGGCAGAGATGCAGTCGCCGCAGGCATTGCGCCGCATTAGTTACACTTGATGATCATCCATCCGGCGTAATGCCACAATGCGGCGACTACACGCCAAGAGAATGGCATCCCTCGGCTAACCGAGCGGTCTAAGCTAGAAATTTCCAGCCTCAAGGTGAGCGAGTCGGAACTCGCTCGGGGTCAGGTCGCCCATTGCCCGCTCAGGCAAACTTCACGCAGACCGGCCGATCGACGGCAATCGCTTCTCCGGCCGGTGTCAGCGCGCCGCTGGCCACATCGCGGGAAAACAGCACCAGCACACCGCCGGCCTGGTTCGCGACCAGCAGCCAGCGGCCGCACGGCGACAGCGCGAAGTTGCGCGGCATCCGGCCGCCGCAAGCCGCGTGGCCGGCCGCTTCGAGCTGGCCGTCGTTGACGCGGAAAACCGCGATGCTGTCGTGGCCGCGGTTCGACGCGTACAGGAAACGGCCATCCGGGCTCAGTTGCAGCTCGGCACCGGTGTTGTCGCCGGCAAAACCGGCCGGCAGCGACGAGACGGTCTGGCGGTGTTCGAGCCCGCCGTCGTGCCACGCGTAAACGAGCACGGTACTGGTCAGTTCGCCGACGACATAGACAAAGCGGTCGGCGGCATCGAAGACCAGATGACGCGGACCGTCGCCCGGTGCGGTGGCGGCCACGCCATGCGGCAGCAGTGTCGTGCCGTCGATGCGGTAAACGGCAATCTCGTCCCGGCCCAGATCGCAGACCAGTGCATAGCGGCCATCGGGGCTGGGGGTTATGCTGTGCAGGTGCGGCGCATCTTGGCGTTCGGCGTTGACGCCGCTGGCACCGTGATGGCGAACCTCGAAGGCGAGCGGCTGTACCAATCCGTCGTGGTCCAGCGGCAACAGTGCCGCGTTGTGGCCAAAGTAGTTGGCCACCAGCAGCGCGCCGCCCGCCGGCCCCCCTCCCGATCCGGCCCGCGACAGGTAGCATGGCGAATCACCGCCGCTGCCGACGCGGTTCAGCAGCGCCAAGCGCCCCTGCGGGTCGACCGCCAGCGTGCACACCTCGCCCTCGGACGTTTCGCTGACCGCGTACAGCTTGTCGCCGCCCGGGAGCAGATACGACGCGTTGGCGACGCCGGACAGCGACTGCAACGGTGCCAGTACGCCCGCTTCGGCATCGAAATCAAAGGCATGGATCGTCGCTTGCTCGGCATCGCCGTAGCAGCCGACGTAAACGCGGCTCAAACCGGTCATGGGCTTCTCGTCTGGGGGCAAAACGCCATCTTACGGAATGCCCGTGGCGCTGCGGCCGCCTTCGCCCACGACGTCGCCGATCCGCCACGCATCCGCACGGGACGGGAATCGGTCGCAAGCCGCCGCCGCTGTGGGACAATGGCCGTTGTACAAAGGAAAACCGCATGTCCGTCAGCCTCAAATCCGAAGCCCAGATCGCCAAGATGCGCGTCGCCGGCCAGCTCGCCGCCGAAGTGCTGGAGATGATCCGCGAGTACGTCGTTCCCGGCGTCTCGACCGAGGAGCTCGACCGGCGCTGCTTCGAGCACATCACCAAAAAGCAGAAGGCCACGCCGGCCAACGTCGGCTATCACGGTTTTCCCAAGACGCTGTGCACGTCGATCAACGGCGTCGTCTGCCACGGCATTCCGAGCCCGCGCGACATCCTCAAGGACGGCGACATCATCAACATCGACGTCACCGTGATCAAGGACGGCTGGCACGGCGACACCAGCCGGATGTATTTCTCCGGCACGCCGAGCCCGGCGGCGAAACGGCTCGCCGAGGTGACCTTCGACGCGATGATGGCCGGCATCCACGCCGTCCGTCCCGGCGCCCGCCTCGGCGACGTCGGCCACGCGATCCAGACGCTGGCCGAAGCCGCCGGCTACTCGGTGGTGCGCGAATACTGCGGCCACGGCATCGGCAAGGTCTATCACGAAGACCCGCAGGTGCTGCACTACGGCCGCCCGAACTCCGGCCTGTTGCTGAAGAAGGGCATGACCTTCACCGTCGAGCCGATGATCAACGCCGGCGGCGCCGGCGTGCAGCAGCTGCAGGACGGCTGGACCGTCGTCACCCGCGACGGCTCGTTGTCGGCGCAGTGGGAGCACATGATCGCGGTGACCGACGACGGCTTTGAAATCCTCACGCCATGGCCGAACAGCTGACGCACACCATCGCCCTCGCCACTGCGGAAGACGTATACGAAGCACAGCGCTTCTACGATGCCTGCGGCTACGGTGGCGATGCGATTGCAGCAGCGGATCGCGTTTTGCTGGCTAGAAATGGCGCCGGAATCGTCGGCGTCGTCCGGCTGTCACCGCTGGACGACGATTGGTGCTTGCGGGGTATGCAGATCCATCCTGCGCAGCAGCGCAGCGGTCTCGGTACTGCAATGCTGCACACCCTTGTGACGATGATGGACAGGCCGTGTTATTGCCTGCCTTACGCTCATCTCGAAGGCTTCTACGGCCAGATCGGCTTTACCCGCATCGCAGCGGATACCATGCCCACCACGCTGGCCGAACGCTACGCCGGCTATCTGGTGCGCGGTTTGAACATCGTCGGTATGCTGCGGCGTGGCAGTAACCCGATCTGAAGGACACATCCATGAAGAAAATCGGCAACACCCTGGTGCCGCGCAATCCGTTCGCGGCCGCGGCCAGCCGGCGCAAGGCCGGTGCGCACGAGAAGACCGAGAAGGTCAGGCGGCGCGATGCAAAACAGGCACTGCGGCAAGCGATGCAGGCAATGAAAAAGGGCGGGGATGTTTTCCCGCCCTTCTCTTTTGCCTGAAGCACTGAGAGATTACTTGCGCTGGACGATGGCGCTGCCGCCACCGTGCCGCCTGGGCTCGCTGACCGCGGTGACACTGCCGTCATCGTTGAAGCGGATCGCGTTGGCGGCGCCGATCTGGTCGCTGTCTTCCCAGACGTGGCCGTAGGCTTCGAGCGCCTTGGCCTCGTCGCTACCGATGAAGTTGAGCAGCGATTCAACCTGCACCTTGTCGCGGTTGCGTTGCGACATCCGCGGCGCGGCCAGCGCGTCGGCGAGTGGCAGGCCGAGGTCGACGTGGTTGAAGATCGTCTGCAGCACCGTGGTGATGATGGTCGAGCCGCCGGGCGAGCCGAGCGTGAACGCCGGCTTGCCGTCCTTGAACACGATGGTCGGGCTCATGCTCGAACGCGGCCGCTTGCCGGCTTCGGCCACGTTGGGATGCGGACCGCTGAAGTCGAAGTCAGTCATCTCGTTGTTGAGCAGGAAGCCGTAGCCCGGCACGACGATGCCGCTGCCGCCCCAGTCCTCGATTGTGAACGTGTAGGCGACGACGTTGCCGTCCTTGTCGCTGACGGTCAGGTGCGTCGTGTGCGCCGGCTCCGGTGCGCGTTTCGGTGCCGGCCGCAGCGGTACCGACGGGTCCTGCTGGAAGGCGAACGGATCGCCCTGCGCCATCTTGCCGTGATCGCGCTTCGGGTCGATCAGCCTGGCGCGCTCGCGGGCGAAGTCCTTAGCGATCAGCCCGGCGACGGGCACGTCGACATACTCGCCGTCGGCGACATAGGCATTGCGGTCGGCAAACGCCAGCCGGCTGGCCTCCAGATACAGGTGCTGCGCCTGCGCGCGCGTCATCCGCGAGAAGTCGAAGGTTTCAAGGATGTTCAGCGCCTCGGCGACTGCAATCCCGCCCGACGACGGCGGCGGCATGCCGTAGACCTCGTAGCCGCGGTAGGTCGAGACGATGGGCTGGCGGAAACGCGCCTCGTAATCCTTGAGGTCGGCCAGCGTCATCGCACCGGCCATCACCTTGGTGCCGGCGGTGACCGGCGGCAGGTTGACCGCATCGACGACGGCCTGGGCGATCGGGCCTTCATAGAAGGCGTTGACGCCGCCCTTGGCGATCGCGCGGTAGGTTTTCGCCATGTCCGGGTTGCGGAACGGCGTGCCGACCGGCAGCGCCTTGCCGTCCTTCAGGTAGAGCTTGCTGGTCGAGCTGAAGCGGGAGAACTTGGCCTCGTTGAGCTTGCTGATCCGGTTGAAGTTCGGTTCGACCTTGAAGCCCTGCTCGGCGATGCGGATCGCCGGCTTGAGCACCTGGGCAAAGCTCATCGTGCCGTAGCGGCGCAAGGCTTCGTCCCAGCCGCGCACGGTGCCCGGCACGCCGACGGCGATGCCGTTGGGCACCGCGTCGTCCCACGCCATCGCCTTGCCGTCCTTCTGGAACACCATCGGGCTGAACGAGCGCGGCGCCGACTCGCGGTGGTCGACCGTGATCACCCGCTTGTCCCTGGCCGAGTAGATCATCATGAAGCCGCCGCCGCCGATGCCGCAGCTGAACGGATCGGTGACGCCGAGCGCCGCGGCCGCGGCCACCGCGGCATCGACGGCATTGCCACCGGCGTTGAGGATGTCCATCGCCGCCTTGCTCGCCGGATCGGAAATCGTCGCCACTGCGCCGCCGTGGCCGGTGGCCACCGGCTGTTTCGCGATCGCGGCGAACGATGCCATCATCAGGATACTGACCAGCCATGCCCTGTGCTTCATGTTGCCCCCGGAATTGAAAGCCGAGCTTTCATGCTAGCAGCAGGCTGACAGGCAGTTTGATAAGCGCTTACCCGTATGACGCGTGACGCCCGACACGCCCCGCCGGCCGGTGATCTGCTATGGTAGCGGCCATCCAACCTTGTCCGGAACCGTCCATGCGCCTGATCGCCGCCCTGCTCCTCTCGCTGACGCTGATGGCCTGCTCCAAGGTCAGCAGCGAGAACTACCAGAAGCTCCAGACCGGAATGACGCGCGAGGATGTCGTTACCCTCCTCGGCGAACCCGACGCCACCGATGGCGGCAGCGTGTTTGGCATCAGCGGCGAAAGCGCAACCTGGAAGAGCCGCGGCACGACGATCACCATCCAGTTCATCAACGGCAAGGTGATGACCAAGAATATGGAAAAGACGTAACTACGCGGCTTTGCGGCCGTTCATTTGTAGAAGCTTCTACAATAGCCAGTTATTCACAGGCTACCGGCACCCCGCCATCTGCCTGCGCAGATCGCTGATATAGCGCTGCGCCTCGATCAGGTCGGCAGCCAGAAACCGGGCGGCTTCGGTGGCGCCGGGGTAATCGCCGATGCCGTAGCGGTACACCGGCGGCTCGGGGTCGCGGCCGAGGCACGAGACGGCGACGGGCACGCGCACCGGTGCCGGCGTCGACGCGCAGCCGGTTAGTAGCAGGACCAGCAGCAGCGCCCTCATAGCCGGCCCCAGCTCTGCCGCAGCACGTCGTCGCAGCTCGAGGCATTCAGCGACGCGACCCACGATGCTTTGCGCTTGGCTTGGGCGCGTAGCGTTTCCGCCTCACGCTCGGCCCGCTCACGCCGGGCCGCGGCCTCGGATGCCGCCACGTCGAGCGCAGC
This window of the Jeongeupia sp. USM3 genome carries:
- the map gene encoding type I methionyl aminopeptidase, yielding MSVSLKSEAQIAKMRVAGQLAAEVLEMIREYVVPGVSTEELDRRCFEHITKKQKATPANVGYHGFPKTLCTSINGVVCHGIPSPRDILKDGDIINIDVTVIKDGWHGDTSRMYFSGTPSPAAKRLAEVTFDAMMAGIHAVRPGARLGDVGHAIQTLAEAAGYSVVREYCGHGIGKVYHEDPQVLHYGRPNSGLLLKKGMTFTVEPMINAGGAGVQQLQDGWTVVTRDGSLSAQWEHMIAVTDDGFEILTPWPNS
- a CDS encoding lactonase family protein; this encodes MTGLSRVYVGCYGDAEQATIHAFDFDAEAGVLAPLQSLSGVANASYLLPGGDKLYAVSETSEGEVCTLAVDPQGRLALLNRVGSGGDSPCYLSRAGSGGGPAGGALLVANYFGHNAALLPLDHDGLVQPLAFEVRHHGASGVNAERQDAPHLHSITPSPDGRYALVCDLGRDEIAVYRIDGTTLLPHGVAATAPGDGPRHLVFDAADRFVYVVGELTSTVLVYAWHDGGLEHRQTVSSLPAGFAGDNTGAELQLSPDGRFLYASNRGHDSIAVFRVNDGQLEAAGHAACGGRMPRNFALSPCGRWLLVANQAGGVLVLFSRDVASGALTPAGEAIAVDRPVCVKFA
- the purL gene encoding phosphoribosylformylglycinamidine synthase, whose protein sequence is MADVLQLRGGTALSAFRLDKLRNALMENGISAELYAEFWHFAEVNAPLDDGERATLERILHYGEPCNPDQAAGSLLLVLPRLGTISPWSSKASDIAEHCGLGKVARIERGIAVYASKNGAPLSSAEKNLLLPLIHDRMTEQVFETLDAGRELFRHFEPAPLATVDVLAGGRPALEKANVEFGLALSDDEIDYLLENFTKLKRNPTDVELTMFAQANSEHCRHKIFNANYVIDGEAQPYSLFGMIRETHKAAPAGTVVAYSDNSSVIEGARIGRFYPQPGSAEYAYHDETTHILMKVETHNHPTAISPFPGAATGSGGEIRDEGATGRGSKPKVGLTGFTVSNLNLPGAIQPWEDPAYGKPDRIASALDIMIEGPIGGAAFNNEFGRPNIAGYFRTFEEDFGGERRGYHKPIMIAGGMGNINALHVGKHGLPDGSLLIQLGGPGMLIGMGGSAASSMATGANAADLDFDSVQRGNPEIERRAQEVIDRCWQQGEHNPVLSIHDVGAGGISNAFPELVNDAGQGAVFDLRKVNIEERGMSPKEIWSNESQERYVLAISPANLLAFEAICERERCPYAVIGRVTDEKQLVVEDPHFGNKPVDMPMEVLLGKPPKMTRDVTRVKPELKVFDSSGIDLKEAAYRVLQLPAVADKSFLINIGDRTVGGYTARDQFVGPWQVPVADVAVTAMGYDTYLGEAMAMGERTPLALISGPASGRMAVAEALTNLAAAPIAKLSDVKLSANWMAPAGHPGEDANLYDTVKAVGLDLCRELGISIPVGKDSMSMKTVWSEDGEARQVTAPLSLVITGFAPVTDVRRVLTPQLRNEADTDLILIDLGDGKCRLGGSALAQVYKQVGQWAPDVVNVPHLKSFFETVQKLNLEGRILAYHDRSDGGLFAAVSEMMFAGHVGVTLEIDELCIERRRRGREEDELTPEDIARAENGRMMGVLFNEELGAVLQVKRSDTAAVIAAFANAGIRSELHVIGTLNHDDKLKIKKRNRLVLEEGRVALHKAWSETSWRIQRLRDNPACADSEYAQLDAKGDKGLFAKLSFDPSDDIAAPFISTGAKPRVAVLREQGVNGHVEMAAAFTRAGFAATDVHMSDVIAGRVSLADFAGLAACGGFSYGDVLGAGEGWAKSILFNERARAEFEAFFNRADTFGLGVCNGCQMMANLSGIVPGAQAWPKFTRNQSEQFEARFVMAELTDSPSLFFGGMAGTQVPVVVSHGEGFANFSQQGNLQQAIVAMRYVDHGGKVTETYPLNPNGSPQGIAGVTTADGRFSIMMPHPERVFRTVQNSWHPENWGEDGAWLRMFRNARRWVG
- a CDS encoding IS481 family transposase; translation: MIVQLHRRARTTPAIRAEIQAAPASITDTELARRYNVSSPTIAKWRRRESVQDRSHTAHRLQTTLTPAQEAIAVELRKLLKLGLDDLLVVVREFLTPAVSRSGLDRCLRRYGVGSLRTLEPAVPSPRSKPFKDYAPGFIHVDVKYLPQMADETTRRYLFVAIDRATRWVFVQIKPNKTAAAAKAFLAALSQAVPFKLQTLLTDNGSEFTDRLFNKQKQASGEHEFDRLCTALGIEHRLTKPRHPQTNGMVERFNGRIADVLATHRFASGEDLAQTLMRYVWLYNQHLPQLALQHRTPIQAMKDWARNRPDLFHKRVINRPGLDT
- a CDS encoding GNAT family N-acetyltransferase, whose protein sequence is MAEQLTHTIALATAEDVYEAQRFYDACGYGGDAIAAADRVLLARNGAGIVGVVRLSPLDDDWCLRGMQIHPAQQRSGLGTAMLHTLVTMMDRPCYCLPYAHLEGFYGQIGFTRIAADTMPTTLAERYAGYLVRGLNIVGMLRRGSNPI
- a CDS encoding GNAT family N-acetyltransferase, which encodes MVDIVHQLEQTRFVATDAGKVIAEMTYSPLGDDRFIIDHTDVDQAYGGQGIGYQLVDAAVAHARANGMKILPLCPFAASVFKKKGDEYADVRF